In Agromyces sp. G08B096, a genomic segment contains:
- a CDS encoding DUF3376 domain-containing protein codes for MTLPADAADAAATADPGPDRRPPTVVSVPVGATLAASLPLGARPATGRTLRVALAMRGGVSLAVWIGGVAAELDLLRRIRLFEVGDETWALVPASRGAELTPAVERRVREYADLLDRAGYDRVEIDLLAGASAGGLNAVVYSVAQRAGVALDGLLRTWGRVGGFWGLLHEPGAWRPLALMRGEDYFRRNVREALEELHGSGAGHPDLVADYVSVDLSTTMIDAADQAEEDASEGRGHFRFVGSDTHHLDNLVPRRDALAYPGKAEDDAAQLDQLALAARSTSSLAGGFEPALIRSTEWPGPEDSDVPGDPLAAAGTPASATAVTATSVAERADLRFAFAAHRTRPAEPFRVIDGAVFDNVPIDRALRAAKLRPSDRLADRILVFLDPEPDPALGGPAPWDPDASRFFRAVGAMFAKSFRRESVAREASDLQRFNGQRAMEAGRRLAGASLVATAGAGAEDVARRRAAYVRSMGGDLGEHLADVLAQPSLWQLRSPSRRRRRYTPVDRTLLAGLDEAATARFAVIAGDRAGAALRSPLALADAANCVLAWTRELEQVPEVPGGRRGVALTDVRRDAYAALADASGSVDALTERVLLHVLRTLPAGRPPGPADFDAWIGVWLEASDAVDAEANWRALDRCLDVLCARTAEIDASIDAHDASVADRWRRSPWRALARSAAVPARAIDLAPLAYPLGVPASLSRVDYWTIGVDEPPAAPEEYTELLRDRFLTRLQTTLRTPRLDVDDAIAQLNAPDPAPLDRQTKLAGYGFGNFLGFLAKDWRVNDWWWGRLDGSAGIVRLLSARAGEAGAADADPAALAARIDRVQASVLEESDDAAYRRERLSPLTVDERATDAPPADAPVATSVAAAAAARRARLRAGTDTLWNLRPGYRFALASRAIRLVDRAAMPANRILAVALQTVFAVLRPLVVAVPAVADPPRLALVAGLTAGAAWLLTWSAFAPTTGSIVAAIVVASAGAVGLIAGVVRARTRWTRVERGLADGDRRSASAASRRASRWPAAKYAAVAAASLIPLAIAVARANLVMIVLCALVVAALVSVAVRAASGARPTTVAPRLVRTNLSVAVFVVLGGLLPLAQILWVEAPGSPSWLRSALAPPLEQDLAVLAVGGLLVAVALTADWLPVTFTRAARASSRWVDWFTVSVISTGAAWIAGALVVEVMALAGRPEQHGVGLAIVVFLIVWANGVWLLPEFRRAEFDVPDRDLVDRRPARR; via the coding sequence ATGACCCTTCCCGCCGACGCCGCCGACGCCGCCGCCACGGCCGATCCCGGCCCCGATCGCCGCCCCCCGACCGTCGTCTCCGTACCGGTCGGGGCGACGCTCGCCGCCTCGCTCCCTCTCGGCGCCCGACCCGCGACGGGCCGCACGCTCCGGGTGGCGCTCGCGATGCGCGGCGGGGTGAGCCTCGCGGTCTGGATCGGCGGCGTCGCCGCCGAGCTCGACCTGCTCCGGCGCATCCGGCTCTTCGAGGTCGGCGACGAGACGTGGGCCCTGGTGCCGGCCTCGCGTGGCGCCGAACTCACGCCGGCCGTCGAGCGCCGGGTGCGGGAGTACGCCGACCTGCTCGACCGTGCCGGCTACGACCGCGTGGAGATCGACCTGCTCGCGGGCGCGAGCGCGGGAGGCCTGAACGCCGTCGTCTACTCCGTCGCCCAACGGGCCGGCGTCGCGCTCGACGGCCTGCTTCGCACGTGGGGGCGGGTCGGCGGCTTCTGGGGGCTGCTGCACGAACCCGGCGCGTGGCGACCGCTGGCGCTCATGCGCGGGGAGGACTACTTCCGGCGGAACGTCCGCGAGGCGCTCGAGGAGTTGCACGGGTCGGGCGCGGGGCATCCCGACCTCGTCGCCGACTACGTGAGCGTCGACCTGTCGACGACGATGATCGACGCGGCCGACCAGGCGGAGGAGGATGCCTCGGAGGGGCGCGGACACTTCCGGTTCGTCGGCAGCGACACCCACCACCTCGACAACCTCGTGCCCCGGCGCGACGCGCTCGCCTATCCCGGCAAGGCCGAGGACGACGCCGCGCAGCTCGACCAGCTGGCGCTCGCCGCCCGCTCGACCTCGTCGCTCGCCGGCGGTTTCGAGCCGGCGCTCATCCGGTCGACGGAGTGGCCGGGGCCGGAGGACTCCGACGTCCCGGGCGACCCGCTGGCGGCCGCCGGCACCCCGGCGAGCGCGACCGCGGTCACCGCGACGAGCGTCGCGGAACGCGCCGATCTGCGGTTCGCCTTCGCGGCCCACCGCACGCGGCCCGCCGAGCCGTTCCGGGTCATCGACGGCGCCGTGTTCGACAACGTCCCCATCGACCGGGCGCTCCGGGCCGCGAAGCTCCGCCCGAGCGACCGGCTCGCCGACCGCATCCTCGTCTTCCTCGACCCCGAGCCCGACCCAGCCCTCGGCGGCCCGGCCCCGTGGGACCCCGACGCGTCCCGATTCTTCCGCGCCGTCGGCGCCATGTTCGCCAAGAGCTTCCGCCGCGAATCCGTCGCGCGCGAGGCATCCGACCTGCAGCGCTTCAACGGGCAGCGCGCGATGGAGGCCGGCCGCCGGCTCGCGGGCGCGAGCCTCGTGGCCACGGCGGGCGCAGGCGCCGAGGACGTCGCGCGCCGCCGTGCCGCGTACGTCCGGTCCATGGGCGGCGACCTGGGCGAGCACCTCGCCGACGTGCTCGCCCAGCCGTCGCTGTGGCAGCTGCGATCGCCGAGCCGGCGGCGGCGCAGGTACACGCCCGTCGACCGGACGCTCCTCGCCGGGCTGGACGAGGCCGCCACCGCTCGCTTCGCCGTGATCGCGGGCGACCGGGCGGGGGCGGCGCTGCGCTCGCCCCTCGCGCTCGCCGACGCCGCGAACTGCGTGCTGGCCTGGACGCGCGAGCTCGAGCAGGTTCCGGAGGTGCCGGGAGGCCGGCGCGGCGTCGCGCTCACCGACGTGCGGCGGGACGCCTACGCCGCCCTCGCCGACGCCTCGGGCTCCGTCGACGCGCTCACCGAGCGGGTGCTGCTGCACGTGCTGCGCACGCTGCCCGCCGGACGCCCACCCGGCCCCGCCGACTTCGACGCATGGATCGGGGTCTGGCTCGAGGCATCCGATGCCGTGGACGCCGAGGCGAACTGGCGGGCGCTCGACCGCTGCCTCGACGTGCTCTGTGCCAGAACCGCCGAGATCGACGCGTCGATCGATGCGCACGACGCGAGCGTCGCCGACCGGTGGCGTCGATCGCCGTGGCGTGCCCTCGCCCGCTCCGCCGCGGTGCCCGCACGGGCGATCGACCTCGCACCCCTCGCGTACCCGCTCGGCGTGCCCGCGTCCCTGTCTCGCGTGGACTACTGGACCATCGGCGTCGACGAGCCGCCCGCCGCACCCGAGGAGTACACCGAGCTGCTGCGCGACCGGTTCCTCACCCGGCTGCAGACGACGCTCCGGACGCCCCGGCTCGACGTCGACGACGCGATCGCCCAGCTGAACGCGCCCGACCCGGCGCCGCTCGACCGTCAGACGAAGCTCGCAGGCTACGGGTTCGGCAACTTCCTCGGCTTCCTCGCCAAGGACTGGCGCGTGAACGACTGGTGGTGGGGGCGGCTCGACGGCTCCGCCGGCATCGTCCGCCTGCTGTCCGCACGCGCGGGCGAGGCCGGCGCCGCGGACGCGGATCCGGCCGCTCTCGCCGCCCGCATCGACCGCGTGCAGGCCTCGGTGCTCGAGGAGAGCGACGACGCGGCGTACCGGCGCGAGCGTCTGAGCCCGCTCACGGTGGACGAGCGGGCGACGGATGCCCCGCCGGCCGACGCCCCCGTCGCGACCAGCGTCGCCGCAGCCGCCGCGGCGAGGCGCGCACGCCTCCGCGCCGGCACCGACACGCTGTGGAACCTCCGCCCCGGGTACCGGTTCGCCCTCGCCTCGCGCGCCATCCGACTCGTCGACCGGGCCGCGATGCCGGCGAACCGCATCCTCGCCGTCGCCCTGCAGACCGTGTTCGCCGTCCTCCGTCCGCTCGTCGTGGCGGTGCCCGCCGTCGCCGATCCGCCGCGGCTCGCCCTCGTGGCCGGCCTCACCGCGGGCGCCGCGTGGCTCCTCACCTGGAGCGCGTTCGCGCCGACCACGGGCTCGATCGTCGCGGCGATCGTGGTCGCGTCCGCCGGTGCCGTCGGGCTCATCGCGGGTGTGGTCCGGGCGCGGACCCGCTGGACACGGGTCGAGCGGGGGCTCGCGGACGGGGACCGGCGCTCGGCCTCCGCCGCGTCGCGCCGGGCGTCCCGGTGGCCGGCCGCCAAGTACGCCGCCGTCGCGGCCGCGAGCCTCATCCCGCTCGCGATCGCCGTCGCCCGGGCGAACCTCGTCATGATCGTGCTCTGCGCGCTCGTCGTCGCCGCACTCGTGAGCGTCGCCGTCCGCGCCGCGAGCGGGGCCAGGCCGACGACGGTCGCCCCGCGCCTCGTGCGCACCAACCTCTCGGTCGCCGTCTTCGTCGTCCTCGGCGGGCTGCTGCCGCTCGCGCAGATCCTCTGGGTCGAGGCCCCCGGCTCCCCCTCGTGGCTGCGTTCGGCGCTCGCCCCGCCGCTCGAGCAGGACCTCGCCGTCCTCGCGGTCGGCGGACTGCTCGTGGCCGTCGCGCTCACGGCCGACTGGTTGCCGGTCACCTTCACTCGCGCCGCTCGCGCGAGCTCCCGCTGGGTGGACTGGTTCACCGTGTCCGTGATCTCGACCGGTGCCGCCTGGATCGCCGGCGCGCTCGTCGTCGAGGTCATGGCGCTCGCCGGGCGCCCGGAGCAGCACGGCGTGGGCCTCGCGATCGTCGTCTTCCTC
- a CDS encoding response regulator transcription factor — protein MQEPTASPLRVAVADDALLLREGIQKVLEGGGIEVVASVGTGDELLEIVGEGGIDAAVLDIRMPPSYRDEGIVALESLRGSGSEIGVLLLSMYATPEYALRVMGAGSGTGYLLKERVSEPQTLVRAVETVASGGSVVDPEVVEQLVQRTRADDPLARLTERERSVLELMAQGYSNGGIAQTLFLGLKTVETHVRSILQKLDLEESPEHHRRVLAVLTLLGAR, from the coding sequence ATGCAGGAGCCGACGGCGTCTCCGCTGCGGGTGGCCGTGGCCGATGACGCCCTGCTGCTCCGCGAAGGCATCCAGAAGGTGCTCGAGGGCGGCGGCATCGAGGTCGTGGCCTCCGTCGGCACCGGAGACGAGCTGCTCGAGATCGTGGGCGAGGGCGGCATCGACGCCGCGGTGCTCGACATCCGGATGCCGCCGAGCTACCGCGACGAGGGCATCGTGGCGCTCGAGTCCCTGCGCGGCTCGGGGTCCGAGATCGGCGTGCTGCTGCTGTCGATGTACGCGACGCCCGAGTACGCGCTGCGGGTCATGGGCGCCGGCAGCGGCACCGGGTACCTGCTGAAGGAGCGGGTCTCCGAGCCGCAGACCCTCGTGCGCGCCGTCGAGACCGTCGCCTCAGGCGGGTCGGTCGTCGACCCGGAGGTCGTCGAGCAGCTGGTGCAGCGCACGCGCGCCGACGACCCGCTCGCCCGGCTCACGGAGCGCGAGCGCTCGGTGCTCGAGCTCATGGCGCAGGGCTACTCGAACGGCGGTATCGCGCAGACCCTCTTCCTCGGCCTGAAGACCGTCGAGACGCACGTGCGCTCCATCCTGCAGAAGCTCGACCTCGAGGAGTCGCCCGAGCACCACCGGCGCGTGCTCGCGGTACTGACCCTGCTCGGCGCGAGGTGA
- a CDS encoding histidine kinase, whose translation MAPGRKRRIALRTVTIVGVVALSLAMEVSGFLATPASEREEISYTTLHAAVPLVFAACAGVAWNIGPTRLPARLMIGFVVLWIPQSIYHVIGDVGWLWPLVRGVDLGWAVITGVLVLIYPRGWLAGAFERWIAGIALGASLVNLVTVLLFGSPGPETCDCVANPYQVAEAPELFGILDSAYRVVGGALALVIAGRLLVQWVRGSVPARTVAFLMPLALLAWASTLAVQAATYAAQTTSGEVLATISLIAIASVPVSFVAGISHARNMRARVADLMRITREGADRGLWAESLARTLRDASVRVYWWDEERAGYFDAAGTPIGPKDDPRGSQSILPVASPLGVPIALIRHDRVLTDNMRLLDGVSSALRLSVDNGRLRSEIERTLEHVRQSRQRIVEAGVEARRRIERDLHDGAQQRLVSLGMSLRLAADRAGELGDPELLGELEAAIDALGTGLRELRELAHGIHPSLLSAGGLALAVPELAGRCPVPVEVDVQAEGRLPELIESTAYFAVAELLANVAKHARATRAWVRAHVSDGELVLVVRDNGAGGATLDGGTGMLGIVDRVEAVGGTFDIDSPPGAGTTATARIPLGDQAPQAAPAAEPRAGVGVAEG comes from the coding sequence ATGGCGCCCGGCCGGAAGCGGCGGATCGCGCTGCGGACGGTCACGATCGTCGGCGTCGTCGCGCTCAGCCTGGCGATGGAGGTGTCGGGGTTCCTCGCGACGCCCGCCTCAGAGCGCGAGGAGATCTCGTACACGACCCTGCACGCCGCCGTGCCGCTGGTGTTCGCCGCCTGTGCGGGCGTGGCCTGGAACATCGGTCCGACGCGGTTGCCAGCGAGGCTCATGATCGGGTTCGTCGTGCTGTGGATCCCGCAGTCGATCTACCACGTGATCGGCGACGTGGGCTGGCTGTGGCCGCTCGTGCGCGGCGTCGATCTCGGCTGGGCCGTGATCACCGGCGTGCTCGTGCTGATCTACCCCCGAGGGTGGCTCGCCGGGGCGTTCGAGCGGTGGATCGCCGGCATCGCCCTGGGCGCGTCGCTCGTGAACCTCGTGACCGTCCTGCTGTTCGGCTCGCCCGGGCCGGAGACCTGCGACTGCGTGGCCAACCCGTACCAGGTGGCCGAGGCGCCCGAGCTGTTCGGCATCCTCGACAGCGCGTACCGGGTGGTCGGCGGCGCGCTGGCGCTCGTGATCGCCGGGCGCCTGCTCGTGCAGTGGGTCCGCGGCAGCGTGCCGGCCCGCACCGTCGCCTTCCTCATGCCCCTCGCGCTCCTCGCGTGGGCGAGCACGCTGGCGGTGCAGGCCGCCACCTACGCCGCACAGACCACCTCGGGAGAGGTGCTCGCCACGATCTCGCTCATCGCGATCGCCTCGGTGCCCGTATCGTTCGTCGCCGGGATCTCCCACGCGAGGAACATGCGGGCCCGGGTCGCCGACCTCATGCGCATCACCCGGGAGGGCGCAGACCGCGGGCTCTGGGCGGAGTCGCTCGCGCGCACGCTCCGCGACGCCTCGGTCCGGGTGTACTGGTGGGACGAGGAGCGCGCGGGCTACTTCGACGCCGCGGGCACGCCCATCGGGCCGAAGGACGACCCGCGGGGGAGCCAGAGCATCCTGCCGGTCGCGTCGCCGCTCGGGGTGCCGATCGCGCTCATCCGGCACGACCGGGTCCTCACCGACAACATGCGCCTGCTCGACGGCGTCTCGAGCGCACTCCGGCTCTCGGTCGACAACGGCCGGCTGCGCTCGGAGATCGAGCGCACGCTCGAGCACGTGCGCCAGTCGCGCCAGCGCATCGTGGAGGCGGGTGTCGAGGCGCGGCGCCGCATCGAACGCGATCTGCACGACGGCGCCCAGCAGCGGCTCGTCTCGCTCGGCATGAGCCTGCGGCTCGCGGCCGACCGCGCGGGCGAGCTCGGCGATCCCGAGCTGCTCGGCGAGCTGGAGGCCGCGATCGACGCACTCGGCACCGGGCTGCGGGAGCTCCGGGAGCTCGCGCACGGCATCCATCCGAGCCTGCTCTCGGCCGGCGGTCTCGCGCTCGCCGTCCCCGAACTCGCCGGGCGCTGCCCGGTGCCCGTCGAGGTGGACGTGCAGGCGGAGGGGCGGTTGCCCGAGCTCATCGAGTCGACGGCCTACTTCGCGGTGGCCGAGCTGCTCGCGAACGTCGCCAAGCACGCGCGCGCGACCCGGGCGTGGGTGCGCGCGCACGTCTCCGACGGCGAGCTCGTGCTCGTCGTGCGCGACAACGGCGCGGGCGGCGCGACGCTCGACGGCGGTACCGGCATGCTCGGCATCGTCGACCGCGTCGAGGCGGTCGGCGGGACCTTCGACATCGACAGCCCGCCGGGCGCGGGCACGACCGCGACGGCGCGGATCCCGCTGGGCGATCAGGCGCCGCAGGCGGCGCCTGCCGCGGAGCCTCGCGCGGGGGTCGGCGTCGCGGAGGGGTGA
- a CDS encoding MGMT family protein: MPRAEGFVEAVLAVVADIPPGQVATYGDVAALLGSRGARAVGQVMARYGSDVPWWRVVRAGGRPPAGHAERALAHYRREGTPVRPADDEDGYRIELARCRWRP; the protein is encoded by the coding sequence ATGCCCCGCGCCGAGGGGTTCGTCGAGGCGGTGCTCGCCGTGGTCGCCGACATCCCGCCCGGCCAGGTCGCGACGTACGGCGACGTGGCCGCGCTCCTCGGCTCCCGCGGGGCGCGGGCCGTCGGCCAGGTGATGGCGCGATACGGCTCGGACGTGCCGTGGTGGCGGGTCGTCCGCGCGGGCGGTCGACCGCCGGCAGGGCACGCCGAGCGCGCGCTGGCGCACTACCGCCGCGAGGGCACCCCGGTGCGACCGGCCGACGACGAGGACGGCTACCGCATCGAGCTCGCGCGCTGCCGCTGGCGCCCCTGA
- a CDS encoding GNAT family N-acetyltransferase has protein sequence MAELRLEDLSASNIVAANQLSLKPGQEQFIAPVTYSAESSVVNPATAWQRVALLDEKVVGFIHGNFDPDNEHDFFRACIWRINVDAEVQGQGVGRFLATSLAEEAKARGFERITVLWEPGEEGPGEFFHRIGFQDVGETAYGDVIGALTL, from the coding sequence ATGGCTGAGCTGCGACTCGAAGATCTGTCCGCGTCGAACATCGTCGCGGCGAACCAGTTGTCGCTGAAGCCCGGGCAGGAGCAGTTCATCGCCCCCGTGACGTACTCCGCGGAGTCGTCGGTGGTGAACCCCGCGACAGCCTGGCAGCGGGTCGCCCTGCTCGACGAGAAGGTCGTGGGATTCATCCACGGCAACTTCGACCCCGACAACGAGCACGACTTCTTCCGCGCGTGCATCTGGCGCATCAACGTCGACGCCGAGGTGCAGGGTCAGGGCGTCGGCCGATTCCTCGCCACCTCCCTCGCCGAGGAGGCCAAGGCGCGCGGCTTCGAGCGCATCACCGTGCTGTGGGAGCCCGGTGAGGAGGGCCCAGGCGAGTTCTTCCACCGCATCGGCTTCCAGGACGTCGGCGAGACCGCGTACGGCGACGTCATCGGGGCCCTCACGCTCTGA
- a CDS encoding NADP-dependent isocitrate dehydrogenase: MSKIKVEGTVVELDGDEMTRIIWQAIKDQLIHPYLDVNLEYYDLSIQKRDETDDQITIDAANAIKKHGVGVKCATITPDEARVEEFGLKKMWKSPNGTIRNILGGVIFREPIIISNIPRLVPGWNKPIIVGRHAFGDQYRATDFKFEGEGTLTMTFTPKDGSEPQSFEVFQAPGSGVAMGMYNLDESIKDFARASLNYGLARNYPVYLSTKNTILKAYDGRFKDVFQEVFDTEFKEAFDAAGLTYEHRLIDDMVASSLKWEGGYVWACKNYDGDVQSDTVAQGFGSLGLMTSVLTTPDGSIVEAEAAHGTVTRHYRQWQQGKPTSTNPIASIFAWTRGLAHRGKLDGNQELIEFADTLEDVVIKTVESGAMTKDLALLVGPEQAYQTTEEFLNTIDANLKARLGA, encoded by the coding sequence TTGTCCAAGATCAAGGTTGAAGGCACCGTCGTCGAGCTCGACGGCGACGAGATGACGCGCATCATCTGGCAGGCCATCAAGGACCAGCTCATCCACCCGTACCTCGACGTGAACCTCGAGTACTACGACCTCTCCATCCAGAAGCGCGACGAGACCGACGACCAGATCACGATCGATGCCGCGAACGCGATCAAGAAGCACGGCGTCGGCGTGAAGTGCGCGACGATCACGCCCGACGAGGCGCGCGTCGAGGAGTTCGGGCTGAAGAAGATGTGGAAGTCGCCGAACGGCACGATCCGCAACATCCTCGGCGGCGTCATCTTCCGCGAGCCGATCATCATCTCGAACATCCCGCGCCTCGTGCCCGGCTGGAACAAGCCGATCATCGTCGGCCGCCACGCCTTCGGCGACCAGTACCGCGCCACCGACTTCAAGTTCGAGGGCGAGGGCACGCTCACGATGACCTTCACCCCGAAGGACGGCTCCGAGCCGCAGTCCTTCGAGGTCTTCCAGGCGCCCGGTTCGGGCGTCGCGATGGGCATGTACAACCTCGACGAGTCGATCAAGGACTTCGCTCGCGCCTCGCTGAACTACGGCCTCGCCCGCAACTACCCGGTGTACCTCTCGACGAAGAACACCATCCTCAAGGCCTACGACGGCCGCTTCAAGGACGTGTTCCAGGAGGTCTTCGACACCGAGTTCAAGGAGGCGTTCGACGCCGCCGGACTCACCTACGAGCACCGCCTCATCGACGACATGGTCGCCTCTTCGCTGAAGTGGGAGGGCGGCTACGTCTGGGCGTGCAAGAACTACGACGGCGACGTGCAGTCCGACACCGTCGCGCAGGGCTTCGGCTCGCTCGGCCTCATGACCTCGGTGCTCACCACGCCCGACGGCAGCATCGTCGAGGCCGAGGCGGCGCACGGCACCGTGACGCGGCACTACCGCCAGTGGCAGCAGGGCAAGCCCACCTCGACCAACCCGATCGCCTCGATCTTCGCCTGGACGCGCGGCCTCGCGCACCGCGGCAAGCTCGACGGCAACCAGGAGCTCATCGAGTTCGCCGACACGCTCGAGGACGTCGTCATCAAGACCGTCGAGTCGGGCGCCATGACAAAGGACCTCGCGCTCCTCGTGGGCCCCGAGCAGGCCTACCAGACGACCGAGGAGTTCCTGAACACCATCGACGCGAACCTCAAGGCGCGCCTCGGCGCGTGA
- a CDS encoding heavy metal translocating P-type ATPase yields the protein MRRIWRAAGRYWVVTLTIGIGLTGILLWALGWTTAVAWLFSGYALAVAAWQGVGMVRDLLRGHWGLDILAVTAIVSTVLVGEYVAALVVVLMLTGGEALEDMANRRAKRELDALLTRSPQSAHRIDGDEIVEVHIDDVAVGDRLLVRPSELVPVDATLVSAATSVDESSITGESVPVEKHAGDRLLSGSVNGTQAVEVRAEATAKESQYQQIVALVEGAARSKAPVVRLADRYAVPFTIFSLALGALAWWLSGDPVRFAEVLVLATPCPLLIAAPVAFIGGMSRAARNGLIVKSGGVLEQLSAARTAVFDKTGTLTYGAPELTEVRPEPGFDADGLLRIVASAEQYSSHVLAASLIAAAKRRGLDLADAARASEAATNGVQAEIEGRRVVVGKFAFVREHAPEAERTEIAPGELAIYVAVDGRFAGALLASDRVRAEARGTLERLDRLGVHRTMMLTGDAQATADHIAAEVGIGRVRADCLPADKVEEVAGIAERPVIMVGDGVNDAPVLAAADVGIAMGAKGATAASESADAVVLVDDLSRVAKAVEIGRDTVRIALQSIWLGILVSIGLMLVASFGVIPATIGALLQEVVDLIAILAALRAIGGRRDAREAGVAAGQGRPAEVTTR from the coding sequence ATGCGGAGGATCTGGCGAGCGGCCGGCCGGTACTGGGTGGTGACGCTCACGATCGGCATCGGGCTGACGGGCATCCTGCTGTGGGCGCTCGGGTGGACCACCGCCGTCGCGTGGCTGTTCAGCGGCTACGCGCTCGCCGTGGCGGCCTGGCAGGGCGTCGGCATGGTGCGCGACCTCCTGCGCGGACATTGGGGCCTCGACATCCTCGCGGTCACGGCGATCGTCTCGACCGTGCTCGTCGGCGAGTACGTGGCCGCCCTCGTGGTCGTGCTCATGCTGACGGGCGGCGAAGCGCTCGAGGACATGGCGAACCGCCGGGCGAAACGCGAACTCGATGCGCTGCTGACGCGCAGCCCGCAGTCGGCGCACCGGATCGACGGCGACGAGATCGTCGAGGTGCACATCGACGACGTGGCGGTGGGGGACCGGCTGCTCGTCCGGCCGAGCGAGCTCGTCCCCGTCGACGCGACGCTCGTCTCGGCGGCGACGAGCGTCGACGAGTCCTCGATCACCGGGGAGTCGGTGCCGGTGGAGAAGCACGCGGGGGATCGGCTGCTGAGCGGCTCCGTGAACGGCACGCAGGCCGTGGAAGTGCGCGCGGAGGCGACCGCGAAGGAGAGCCAGTACCAGCAGATCGTCGCGCTGGTGGAGGGCGCGGCCCGGTCGAAGGCCCCCGTCGTGCGCCTCGCCGACCGCTACGCCGTGCCGTTCACCATCTTCTCGCTCGCCCTCGGCGCGCTCGCCTGGTGGCTCTCCGGCGATCCGGTGCGCTTCGCCGAGGTGCTCGTGCTCGCCACCCCCTGTCCGCTGCTGATCGCGGCGCCGGTCGCGTTCATCGGCGGGATGAGTCGCGCGGCGCGCAACGGGCTCATCGTGAAGTCGGGAGGGGTGCTCGAGCAGTTGTCGGCGGCGCGCACGGCGGTCTTCGACAAGACCGGGACGCTCACCTACGGAGCGCCGGAGCTCACCGAGGTGCGACCCGAGCCCGGCTTCGACGCCGATGGGCTGCTGCGCATCGTGGCGTCGGCCGAGCAGTACTCCTCGCACGTGCTCGCGGCGTCGCTCATCGCCGCGGCGAAGCGCCGAGGGCTCGACCTCGCCGACGCGGCTCGGGCGAGCGAGGCGGCCACGAACGGCGTGCAGGCGGAGATCGAGGGGCGCCGGGTGGTGGTCGGCAAGTTCGCGTTCGTGCGCGAGCACGCCCCCGAGGCGGAGCGGACCGAGATCGCGCCGGGCGAGCTCGCGATCTACGTGGCGGTCGACGGACGCTTCGCGGGCGCCCTGCTCGCGAGCGACCGGGTGCGCGCCGAGGCGCGCGGCACCCTCGAGCGGCTCGACCGGCTGGGCGTGCACCGCACGATGATGCTGACGGGGGACGCGCAGGCGACGGCCGACCACATCGCGGCGGAGGTGGGCATCGGGCGCGTGCGCGCCGACTGCCTCCCGGCCGACAAAGTGGAGGAGGTCGCGGGCATCGCGGAGCGGCCGGTGATCATGGTCGGCGACGGCGTGAACGATGCGCCGGTGCTGGCGGCGGCCGATGTCGGGATCGCGATGGGGGCGAAGGGGGCGACGGCCGCGAGCGAGTCCGCCGATGCGGTGGTCCTCGTCGACGACCTGTCGCGGGTGGCGAAGGCAGTCGAGATCGGCCGCGACACCGTGCGCATCGCGCTCCAGAGCATCTGGCTCGGCATCCTCGTGAGCATCGGGCTGATGCTCGTCGCCTCGTTCGGGGTGATCCCGGCGACGATCGGCGCGCTCCTGCAGGAGGTCGTCGACCTCATCGCGATCCTCGCGGCGCTGCGGGCGATCGGGGGCCGTCGCGACGCGCGGGAGGCGGGTGTCGCAGCGGGGCAGGGTCGCCCGGCGGAGGTCACGACTCGGTAA